The genomic region AAAATAAAATTTAATTTTTTAAAAGTTCAAAATTGTTCGGTTTTACTTCTTTTTAAAATAAGCGATCGAGCTACCATTAAACCAACCGCTTTTTTGATTTCATTTTATCAATCAATACCCCCAAAAAACTCCCTTCTATATTTAAACAAAAATAAGTCTAAAATAGACTTATTCAAATGTATCTCGGGACTCAAATAATGGGGCAGAACGGAATAAGCGGCCAAGCTACATAAAATATGCTAAAATCTTGATAGTAATTAGGCCATATTTAGAGTTCAGTCGAAGACTGTGGTTTTTTTCAGTGCCATAGCTTCTTGAGTCTTATATTTTTGGAGTTTTTCATCTTATGACAACCTCCCAGGAGCGGATAGTCCCGACGGATCTGCGGAACGAAATGTCCCGGTCTTACCTGGAATACGCCATGAGCGTCATTGTAGGTCGGGCGCTGCCAGATGCGAGGGATGGTCTCAAACCCGTCCATCGGCGCATCCTCTACGCCATGCACGAACTCGGGTTGACCCCAGACCGCCCCTTCCGGAAGTGCGCGCGGGTCGTGGGGGAAGTGCTGGGTAAGTACCACCCTCACGGCGATACGGCGGTTTACGATGCCTTGGTGCGGATGGCGCAGCCGTTTTCGATGCGATCGCCCCTGATCGACGGACATGGGAACTTCGGCTCGATCGACAACGATCCCCCCGCCGCCATGCGATACACCGAATGTCGCCTGCGTCCCTTGAGTACCGACGCCATGTTGCGGGATATCGACTCGGAAACCGTCGGTTTTATCGACAACTTCGACGGATCCCAACAAGAACCGATCGTCCTGCCCGCAAGAGTTCCGCAGCTTCTGCTCAACGGATCGTCCGGGATCGCCGTCGGGATGGCGACCAACATCCCGCCCCACAATTTGGGAGAACTGATTGACGGATTGGTGGCCCTGATCCACAATCCAGAGATCGACGATCTCGAATTGATGCGCTACATCCCCGGACCGGACTTTCCCACCGGGGGACAAATCCTGGGAACCACCAGCATTCGCGAAGCCTACACCACCGGGCGCGGGTCGATCACCATGCGTGGTGTAGCGACGATCGAAACCCTCGAACAACGGGGACGCCCCGATCGCGAAGCGATTATCATCACCGAACTGCCCTACCAAACCAACAAAGCGGCGATGATCGAAAAAATCGCCGATATGGTCAACGAGAAACGACTCGAAGGCATTTCCGACATTCGCGACGAGAGCGATCGCGACGGAATGCGCATCGTCATCGAACTCAAACGCGACGCCTATCCCCGGGTCGTTCTCAACAACCTCTACAAACAAACTCCCCTGCAAAGTAACTTCGGTTGCAACATGCTCGCCCTCGTGGACGGCGAACCGCAACTGCTGACTTTGCGCGAGTTTTTGCAGGTTTTCCTCGATTTCCGCGTCGAGACGATCGTTCGCCGAACCCAGTACGAACTTCGCAAAGCCGAAGAACGAGACCACCTCTTACAAGGCTTGCTGATCGCCCTGGAAAACTTAGACGCGATTATCGCCTTAATTCGTCGCGCCCCGGATACGCCGACGGCGAAACAAGAATTAATCGATTCTTTCGGTTTGTCGGAACAGCAAGCCGACGCCATTTTACAAATGCAATTGCGGCGACTGACCGCCTTAGAAGCGGAAAAAATTCAACAAGAACACGCCGAATTGCAAGCGCTGATCGCCGACTTGCGCGATATTTTGGCCCGTCGCGAACGCATTCTCGAAATTATCGAAACCGAGGCGAGTGAACTCAAAACGAAATTCGCCACCCCCCGCCAAACGGTCATCGAACATGCGGAAGGGGAAATCGACGCCACCGATTTGATCGCCAACGAAAAAGCCTTAATCCTGATTACGGAACAAGGTTATATCAAGCGGATGCCCGTGAGTACCTTCGAGGCGCAAAGTCGGGCAACCCGGGGCAAGTCGGGAACGAAGATGAAAGAAGACGATCGCGTCGAGCATTTCTTTACCTGCTGCGATCACGATAGCGTTCTGTTCTTCACCGATCGCGGCGTCGTTTTCTCCATGAAAGCCTATCAAATTCCCACCGGATCGCGCACGGCCCGAGGGATGGCGATCGTTCAAATGTTGCCGATTCCTCGGGAAGAACGAATTACTTCGATCGTCCCAGTCAGCGAGTTTTCCGATGACGAATATCTGATCATGCTCACGAAAGGCGGCTACATCAAAAAGACCGCCCTGTCTGCATTTAGCAATATTCGTTCTAATGGCTTGATCGCGATTTCTTTAGCGGACGGCGATCAATTGCGCTGGGTTCGTCGGGCCCGGGAAGAAGATAGCATCATCGTCGGATCTCGCAAGGGAATGACGATCCACTTCAAAGCCGATCGCAATCAACTGCGACCGTTGGGGCGATCGACCCGTGGGGTCAAAGCGATGAACTTGCGCAAAGAGGACGAGTTAATCAGTATGGATGTCATTTCCAGTCAGACTTTACTCGGATTGGAAGAAGACACCAACGGCGATAACGGCGACCTCGACGAGGAATTAGAAGTGCAAACCGTCGATCTCGACACCCTCGACGGCGACGAAGAACTCGACGGGGAAGAAACGGACGCCGAAGAACCGGAAATGGCCGCCCAGCAAGGGCCGTGGGTTCTGGTGATTACTACTGCCGGTTTTGGCAAACGGGTTCCGGTCTCTCAATTCCGCCTCCAAAATCGCGCCGGGAAAGGCATCATCGCGATTAAATTCCGCAAGAGTAACGACCAACTGGCGGCCCTGCGGGTGGTTACCGAAGATGACGAACTGATGATCGTGACCAACCGGGGGATTATCATCCGTCAGGCGGCGAAAGCGATTTCGTCTCAATCCCGGTCGGCGAAAGGGGTACGAGTGCAACGGATCGATCGCGAAGATGCGATCGTCGCGGTGGCGTTGGTTCCTCCGTCGGCGGAAGGAGACGAAGAGATCGCCGTAGAGGTTTAACTCCTCGAATTTTCCTAGGAATTCCCGGTTTTTTCGGTTGACGGGACAGCCAAAAAAACGGGGGTTCTGCCAAAACTGACGGGATTGATTTTATTATTGATTCGATGGGTAGAGGCGCGAAATTTCGCGCCTCTCACTGTTTTAGATCGCAAGAATTGCTGATGAAATTAACCACAATGACCCGTTTGGGGTTGACCTTTGCTGGGGGGGTTGTGATGGGGTTGACCCCCGCCCCGATGAATGTATGGCCTTTAGGGTGGGTGGCGTTGGTGCCGCTTTGGATGGCGATCGCCTTTGAATCTCGCAATTCGGCGATTCTGTCGTTTTTCTTCCACCAAAAACCTATTCAGAAAAATCGCTTATTTTCGATTTTAAAAACGTTAAAACAAGAGCCAAAATTACGATTTTGGTTGCGACTGTGGGCGTTTCCCCTGGTGTGGGGCTTGGGCTATCACGGCGTGGCTTTATCGTGGATTTTGGGGATCCATCCAATGACGTGGATGGGGGTTCCCTGGTGGCCGAGTTTGGCGATCGCCCTGTTTTGTTGGGGATTTATCAGCTTGTGGGGGGCTGGTTTGGTCGTGGTTTGGGCAACGGTTGTGGCGATCGCGACCACTCGAACTCACGTCATTACTCGCTTGATTTTAGCAACGGCAACCTGGTGTATTTTAGAGTCGGTTTGGAGTGCGGGAGATCTGTGGTGGACGGCGATCGCCTATACTCAAAGTCCGAATAATTTAGCAATTTTACACTTATCTCAACTCTCGGGACCGAATACAGTCGCGGCGGCGATCGTTGCGGTCAACGGCGCGATCGCGGAAGGACTGATTGCTTATTTCAAAAACTATCGCGAGGAGGGGCGATCGGTTCGTAGGGTTCGCGGGTTATTGGTAACGGCTTTAATTTTATTTTGTACGGTTCATGCGATCGGCTTTTACTTACTATCTCGTCCCTTAAATGACCTCGGCGATCGCGCTTTAAAAGTCGGTCTCATTCAAGGGAATATTCCCAACGAGATCAAACTCAATTACTTCGGCTATCAAAAAGCATTATACGGCTATACCACGGGGTATGAAACCCTCACCGATCGCGGCGTCGATATCGTCCTGACTCCCGAAACCGCTTTACCGTATCTCTGGACGGAAACAAGCCGAGAATCCCGTGATTTTTATCGAGTTATTTTAGAAAAAAATATTCCGGCGTGGGTCGGAACCTTTGCTCAAACCGAAGATGGCAATATTACGAATAGTTTATTAACGGTAACGGGAACGGGAGAAACCTACAGTCGTTACGATAAAACCAAGTTGGTTCCTCTCGGAGAATACATTCCTTTTGAAGATATTTTAGGGAAATTTATCGATCGCCTTTCTCCTTTAGATGCTCATTTAGTTCACGGAGACAAACATCAAATTTTCGAGACTCCTTTCGGACGGGCGATCGTCGGAATTTGCTACGATTCCGCCTTTCCCGAGCATTTTCGGCGCCAAGCGGCGGCGGGGGGTCAATTTATTTTAAGTGCGTCTAACGACGCCCATTATACCCCCGTCCAGATGCACCAACATAATGCCCTCGATCTGATGCGTGCGGTCGAAAGCGATCGCTGGATCGTCCGCGCCACGAATACGGGATTATCCAGTGTTATCGACCCTCACGGACGCATATTATGGCGATCGCAAATCAATCGCTATCAAGAACATATTGCCACAATTTACCGCCGAGATACCCAAACCTTATACGTCCGTTGGGGCGATTGGCTAACTCGTTGTTTAGGCATATTGGCTGTGATTGTGACGGGTCTTGAATGGAGAATTAGAAAGTTTTCATCGTAGAAATTTTTCGATTGCCGAAAACAGATATAAAAAACCAAGAGAAAAACATATTACTTCGATAATATTTGCTTTTTAAAATGACTTTGCGTTCGACATTCTAACCTTTCTCAAATTTGCGACCCCTCTTGACGGGCGATCGCCTTCCCTGTTTGGATAGAGAAAAATAGAATTCACGCGACTAGAATGGGAACTTATTTAATTACAGGTGCAAATCGTGGCATCGGTCTCGCTTTTTGCCAGCAGTTGCGCGATCGAGGCGAAACCATCATCGCCGTTTGTCGCGAATCTTCCTCAGAATTAGACGCTTTGGGCGTCCGAGTCGAAACCGGAGTTGACCTCAGCGATCCTAGCAGCATTGAAACCTTAGTCGATCGCCTCCAAGGGATTCAATTAGACGTGTTGATTAACAATGCCGGGATTTGGTCGAGAACGGCGTTAGACGATCCGAATTTTGAAGAAGATATTCGTAAGTTATTTGACGTCAATACTCTGGGAACATTACGAATTACTCGCGCTCTTTTACCCCAGTTAAATAAGGGTTCAAAAATTGCGATTATGACGAGTCGAATGGCATCAATTGACGATAATACTTCCGGCAGTTCTTACGCCTATCGGATGTCAAAAGTTGCCTTGAGTATGGCGGGAAAATCGCTCTCGATCGACCTCAAACCTCGTGGAATTGCTGTTGCTATCTTGCATCCGGGTTTAATTGCCACACGGATGACTGGATATCAAGGAACGCCCCCGGAAGAAGCCGCCGCCAAACTCATCGATCGCATCGACGAATTAAATTTAGATAATTCCGGTACATTTTGGCACGCCAATGGGGAAATATTGCCGTGGTAGATAGGTTGTAGCGATCGTTAATCTCGCAATTTTTAACCTCATCGGAGACGGCTTCGATCGCCGATCGCCGCGTCAGGATCGAATCGATAAATTTAAGTGTTTTTACCTTTTCTGTTTTTTTCTGTTTTTGTAAATCGATCCAGCGACGGCGATCGAATCGCCATTTTTCAAAAAAATTGGACGATCGATAGGTTATAAAAAAGCTAGGAACACAATATTGTATTTTATAAATTTTTTATTTACCTCAATTCAGTTATGCTTTTCAAGCGATAAAAAGCGATGAAGAAAAAAAAGACGCTCCTGCATTTTGGACGTCCTTGGGAAATGTTAGCGATCGCGCCCTGCGTTGCCGTCATTTTAATTTTATTGCGGCTTACAGGTGCATTTCAACTGCTAGAATGGGCGGCGATCGATTGGTTTTTTCGTCTGCGTCCCCTCGAACCCCCCGACGATCGCATTGTCATTGTTGCTATTACCGAATCTGATATTCAAACTGCCGGACAGTGGCCCATTCCAGATCGGACGATCGCTCAATTACTCGATCGCCTCAAACAACAACAACCAAAAGCAATCGGCTTCGATATTTATCGAGATTTATCCGTCGGCGAAGGTCATCAAGAGTTAATTGAAATTTTTAAAAACACACCCAATTTAATTGGCGTCCAATTAGTCGGTAGCGATGAGAACGGGATTGAAGTGAATCCACCCCCCCTATTGCACGATCGCGATCGAGTTGCAGCCAGCAATCTTATTTTAGATAATGATGGAAAAGTTCGTCGGGGTTTGCTGTTCGCCGAAACTCAAAACGGCGATATTCTACCCAGTATCGCTCTAAATTTGGCCTTAATCTATTTAGAAGATCGGGGAATCGAACCGGAAAATGCAACAGATAATCCCGAATATTTGCAACTCAATCAAGCGGTGTTCGAGCGCTGGCGATCCAATGATGGCAGTTATATTAAAGCAGACGATCGCGGCTATCAAATTTTTCTCAATTATAGAAAGCCGAAAAAGCCATTTCTAAAAGTTTCGATGACCGATGTTTTAACCAACCAAGTCCCCGATAACTTTGCCCGCGATCGCATTATTTTAATTGGATCTACAGCCCTCAGCATACAAGATTATTTTATTACTCCTTATGATAGTAACTTACTCGGTCTTCCTAGCCGCACTTCTGGGGTAGAAATTCACGCCAATATCACCAGTCAAATTCTCAGTGCAGCCCTCGACGATCGCCCTTTAATCAAAAGCTGGACCGATGAAATAGAGAATTTGTGGATCTTCTTTTGGGCGGCGATCGGTTTTAGCTTAGCGAGTTGGCAGAATTACCTTCCCGGCAAAAAATTTTATTATTCAATTTTTCAAACAACAGTCACCCTTTTTCTATCTTTAACTTTTCTCGTCGGTATTTCATTTTTTATCTTTTTACAAGGCTGGTGGATTCCCCTCGTTCCTGCGCTTTCCAGCTCGATTGTATCTGCGATCGCCGCGATCGGTTATATCGCCACAGTGGAGAGTAAAGATCGGGAAATTATCATGAATCTTTTCGAGCGTAATGTCACCGATAAAGTTGCCGAAAATATCTGGGAAAATCGCTATCAAATTTTAGAAGATGGTCAAATTCACGGTCAAGAAATTACCGCAACTATTTTGTTTACCGACCTCAAAGGGTTTACTAGCATTGCTGAAGGAATGGAAGCGAGGGAATTAATGTCTTGGCTCAACGACTATATGAAAGTCATGGCTCAAGTTGTCCTAGAATATAACGGCATTATTGATAAATTTATTGGTGATTCAATTATGGCCGTTTTTGGGATTCCCATTCCCTCAAAAACTGCCGAGGGAATTGCAAGAGATGCCCGTCAAGCCGTGCGTTGTGCTTTGGCCATGGAAAAAGCCCTTCAATCCCTTAACGAACAATGGGAAAACCAAGGAAAACCATCAGTTTTAATGAGAGTTGGCATTACTACTGGAACCGTGGTAGTTGGCAGTTTGGGATCCGATCGAAGACAAGACTATACGGTCATTGGGGATACGGTTAATATCGCTTCACGTTTAGAAAGTTTTGACAAATCAATTGAGGGGGGAATTTGTCGAATATTGATTTCCGAACAGACTCAAAAATTATTGTCCGATCGCTTTCAGACCCAATTTATCGGTAAAGTATTTCTCAAAGGTCGTAAAGAACCCATGCAGGTTTATCGGGTATTACGCGAATTTCACTCTCGTCATAAAAATTAACATTTTTAGGGTCAATTTAGATGACGATCGCCTGACTGATATGTTATCCCTCGGGAAGAATTAAACTTGACAATCGTGCAAGATCGTGAAAGTCTTTCAACCCTCCGTCCGTCTCTTCATGGTTTGGCTGACCTTCGATATCACTGTCACGCTTGTGATACCTCCTGCGGTTTTGAGTGCGAGTTCCCACAATGAACGAGCGACGATTAACCTTTCACGCCATGAATTAGCAAAATATCAACCGCCAAAACAAGGATTTGGGGGATCGCCGCCTCCTGTTGGCGGGGCAACTCGCGGAGGACAATGCGAAGGAGATGCAGCTCAAAACCAACTCACATTAACGGGATTGATTCCGAATTTAGGTTCCGAAGAAAGTGTAAATTTGAGTTATACCCTATCTACATCTCCCGAGTTCTTTATTTACCTTCCTGAAACCAGCGCCCGACAAGTCGAGTTTGTCTTAAAAGATGAAGATGAATTTGACCTTTATCGAACGATTTTTGAAATCTCCGGAGAATCGGGAATTGCGATCGTTTGGTTGCCGGAGATTCCGGAAATTGTCGTCAATAAAAACTATCACTGGTATTTTTCCCTGATTTGCAATCCGAATAATTTGAGAAAAAATGTTGAAATTGATGGATGGGTTCAAAGACTTGACCTCGATCCGACTTTAGAAAATCAATTAGATCGATTAGAGCGATCGGACTCGATCGCCCGTTCTAACTTATATGCAGAAGCTGGAATTTGGCACGAGGCGATCGCCACTCTGGCGCGACTTTATCTTGAAAATCCCGATAATCCCGCCGTCGTTCGAGAGTGGAAACTTTTACTCGAATCCGCAGGTTTGGAGAGCTTTACTGAAGTACCGATGAATTTTATCGAACTCGAAAAAACTCCCGAATTTTAGACGAAATCGTCGAAAAATTATCCAATTTTTGGTGATGATTTTAATAGTTGAATTTGCATCGACAACAAATAATAAAATTTTCGGGCGATCGAACGGCCATTTAAAAACATTTTTTATTGAGGGGTATCAAAACAATGGAACGGCAACACCCCGATCGAAACTCAAACCCTATCTCAGATCGAAACAAAATTAATTTATTACCAAAACATCGCTTAAAAAATTACCTTTTACCCATCTTCTTCACGAGCTTTATTTACCCAGCTCAAGCCCAAATTGTCCCCGATCGCACCCTGCCCGTTAATTCGAGCGTCACTCGCCAAGGAAATCTTTATGAAATTGAAGGGGGAACTCAAGCCGAAACGAATTTATTCCATAGTTTTGAAGACTTCTCACTTCCAACGAACGGCGAAGCATTTTTCAATAACGCACTGGAGATAGAGAATATCTTTACTCGGGTCACGGGGCGATCGCCTTCTAACATCGACGGTTTAATTCGAGCGAATGGGGTCGCGAATTTATTTATACTCAATCCCAACGGGATCGTATTCGGGCCCAACGCCCAACTCGACCTCGGCGGTTCCTTCCTCGCCTCCAGCGCCAATCGGATCGACTTCGCCGATGGAACCTCTTTTAGTACCCTAGCCAGCGAAACCCCACCGATACTGACGGTTAGCGTCCCGGTGGGTTTGCAAATGGGGTCTAATCCCGGTTCAATTGTCGTCAACGGACCGGGCAATAATCTGAGTCGAGATAGCGAAACCAATGGCATCGTGAGAGACAACCGATCGCCAGGCTTGCAAGTTAACGATCGCACGATCGCCCTTCTGGGCGGGGGGATCGAACTGAGTGGCGGCAATATCACCAGCAACGGCGGCAGCATCGAACTCGGCAGCGTCGGCGATCGCAGTCGAATTACGCTAAGTAAGATCGAGGAAAATTGGGCGTTTGACTATTCAGAAATTGCCGATTTCCGGGAAATTCAACTCAAAGCCGCCGCCTCTTTAGATAGCAGTGGCGAAGGTGCAGGGGCGATCCACCTCCAGGGTCGCACCGTATCGTTAAGCGAAGGATCCGCCATTTTGGGACTCACCCTGGGAAATCGAGCCGGGGGGGATTTGCTCGTCCGAAGCTCTGAATCGCTGCAATTAAGTGGCTTTAATAACTTCGGGTTTCCCAGCGTGTTAGTTACTCTGGTCGAGCCACAAGCCACTGCGAACGGAGGCGATCTGACCGTAGAAACCCGTCAGTTAACCCTCGCCGACGGAACCGCGATCTCCGCTTCGACCTTGGGACGGGGCAATGGGGGGAACCTGACCGTTTTTGCCTCACAATCCGTTGAATTGAAAGGATTAGATCCCTCTGGATTGGGAAGTTTTTTAGAAACCTCAGTCGCCCCACAAGCTACGGGTCACGCCGGAGATCTGACGATCGCCACCACCGAGTTAACCCTCTCTGACGGAGCGATCGTTTTCTCCTCCACATCCGGTCAAGGCAACGGGGGAAATCTGAGCGTTCTCGCCTCGGAATCGGTCGAATTAAAGGGATTAGATGATTTTGGATTCAGCAGCAGCTTGCGCACCAATACAACATCCTCAACCCTCGGTCATGCAGGCGATCTCGCGATCGAAACCACCGAGTTAATCCTCGCTGACGGAGCCATGATTTCCGCCGCGACATCGGGTAACGGCGATGGCGGCAATCTCTCGATTGTGGCGTCGGAATCCGTTGAATTAAGGGGGTTGGATGGGTCTGGATTTGGCAGCAGTGTGTTGAGTTCAGTTACTTCCGAGGCGAGTGGCAATGCAGGCAACATCACTGTAGAAACCCGTCACTTGAGTCTTGCGGACGGAGCCGGGATTTCGACCTCAACCTTGAGTCGGGGTCAAGGGGGGGACTTGACGGCGATCGCCTCCGACTCTGTAATCTTATCGGGCTTCAACGGTTCTGGACAACCCAGCTTTTTAAGCACTGATGTCGGTTCCGAAGCCACCGGGGACGCAGGGGACCTCGCGATCGAAACCGCTCGCTTGAGCCTCTTTGATGGCGCGAGAATTTCCTCTTCTACCTTCGGTCGGGGCAATGGGGGTACACTGACGGCGATCGCCTCGGACTCTATAGAATTGAGCGGCTTAGATACATCGGGAAAAGG from Oxynema aestuarii AP17 harbors:
- a CDS encoding DUF928 domain-containing protein encodes the protein MKVFQPSVRLFMVWLTFDITVTLVIPPAVLSASSHNERATINLSRHELAKYQPPKQGFGGSPPPVGGATRGGQCEGDAAQNQLTLTGLIPNLGSEESVNLSYTLSTSPEFFIYLPETSARQVEFVLKDEDEFDLYRTIFEISGESGIAIVWLPEIPEIVVNKNYHWYFSLICNPNNLRKNVEIDGWVQRLDLDPTLENQLDRLERSDSIARSNLYAEAGIWHEAIATLARLYLENPDNPAVVREWKLLLESAGLESFTEVPMNFIELEKTPEF
- the gyrA gene encoding DNA gyrase subunit A encodes the protein MTTSQERIVPTDLRNEMSRSYLEYAMSVIVGRALPDARDGLKPVHRRILYAMHELGLTPDRPFRKCARVVGEVLGKYHPHGDTAVYDALVRMAQPFSMRSPLIDGHGNFGSIDNDPPAAMRYTECRLRPLSTDAMLRDIDSETVGFIDNFDGSQQEPIVLPARVPQLLLNGSSGIAVGMATNIPPHNLGELIDGLVALIHNPEIDDLELMRYIPGPDFPTGGQILGTTSIREAYTTGRGSITMRGVATIETLEQRGRPDREAIIITELPYQTNKAAMIEKIADMVNEKRLEGISDIRDESDRDGMRIVIELKRDAYPRVVLNNLYKQTPLQSNFGCNMLALVDGEPQLLTLREFLQVFLDFRVETIVRRTQYELRKAEERDHLLQGLLIALENLDAIIALIRRAPDTPTAKQELIDSFGLSEQQADAILQMQLRRLTALEAEKIQQEHAELQALIADLRDILARRERILEIIETEASELKTKFATPRQTVIEHAEGEIDATDLIANEKALILITEQGYIKRMPVSTFEAQSRATRGKSGTKMKEDDRVEHFFTCCDHDSVLFFTDRGVVFSMKAYQIPTGSRTARGMAIVQMLPIPREERITSIVPVSEFSDDEYLIMLTKGGYIKKTALSAFSNIRSNGLIAISLADGDQLRWVRRAREEDSIIVGSRKGMTIHFKADRNQLRPLGRSTRGVKAMNLRKEDELISMDVISSQTLLGLEEDTNGDNGDLDEELEVQTVDLDTLDGDEELDGEETDAEEPEMAAQQGPWVLVITTAGFGKRVPVSQFRLQNRAGKGIIAIKFRKSNDQLAALRVVTEDDELMIVTNRGIIIRQAAKAISSQSRSAKGVRVQRIDREDAIVAVALVPPSAEGDEEIAVEV
- a CDS encoding CHASE2 domain-containing protein, with protein sequence MKKKKTLLHFGRPWEMLAIAPCVAVILILLRLTGAFQLLEWAAIDWFFRLRPLEPPDDRIVIVAITESDIQTAGQWPIPDRTIAQLLDRLKQQQPKAIGFDIYRDLSVGEGHQELIEIFKNTPNLIGVQLVGSDENGIEVNPPPLLHDRDRVAASNLILDNDGKVRRGLLFAETQNGDILPSIALNLALIYLEDRGIEPENATDNPEYLQLNQAVFERWRSNDGSYIKADDRGYQIFLNYRKPKKPFLKVSMTDVLTNQVPDNFARDRIILIGSTALSIQDYFITPYDSNLLGLPSRTSGVEIHANITSQILSAALDDRPLIKSWTDEIENLWIFFWAAIGFSLASWQNYLPGKKFYYSIFQTTVTLFLSLTFLVGISFFIFLQGWWIPLVPALSSSIVSAIAAIGYIATVESKDREIIMNLFERNVTDKVAENIWENRYQILEDGQIHGQEITATILFTDLKGFTSIAEGMEARELMSWLNDYMKVMAQVVLEYNGIIDKFIGDSIMAVFGIPIPSKTAEGIARDARQAVRCALAMEKALQSLNEQWENQGKPSVLMRVGITTGTVVVGSLGSDRRQDYTVIGDTVNIASRLESFDKSIEGGICRILISEQTQKLLSDRFQTQFIGKVFLKGRKEPMQVYRVLREFHSRHKN
- a CDS encoding two-partner secretion domain-containing protein is translated as MERQHPDRNSNPISDRNKINLLPKHRLKNYLLPIFFTSFIYPAQAQIVPDRTLPVNSSVTRQGNLYEIEGGTQAETNLFHSFEDFSLPTNGEAFFNNALEIENIFTRVTGRSPSNIDGLIRANGVANLFILNPNGIVFGPNAQLDLGGSFLASSANRIDFADGTSFSTLASETPPILTVSVPVGLQMGSNPGSIVVNGPGNNLSRDSETNGIVRDNRSPGLQVNDRTIALLGGGIELSGGNITSNGGSIELGSVGDRSRITLSKIEENWAFDYSEIADFREIQLKAAASLDSSGEGAGAIHLQGRTVSLSEGSAILGLTLGNRAGGDLLVRSSESLQLSGFNNFGFPSVLVTLVEPQATANGGDLTVETRQLTLADGTAISASTLGRGNGGNLTVFASQSVELKGLDPSGLGSFLETSVAPQATGHAGDLTIATTELTLSDGAIVFSSTSGQGNGGNLSVLASESVELKGLDDFGFSSSLRTNTTSSTLGHAGDLAIETTELILADGAMISAATSGNGDGGNLSIVASESVELRGLDGSGFGSSVLSSVTSEASGNAGNITVETRHLSLADGAGISTSTLSRGQGGDLTAIASDSVILSGFNGSGQPSFLSTDVGSEATGDAGDLAIETARLSLFDGARISSSTFGRGNGGTLTAIASDSIELSGLDTSGKGSILRTSVGLNATGDAGNLAIETARLSLSDGAAISTSTLGEGNGGNVTILASESAILKGFNRSGLATSILTLVGPDVSGNAGSVTLETQRLSLFDGAGISTSTLGRGNGGNLTILASEFVSLNGFNASGVSSALATDVGPEATGNAGNLTVQTGKLTLADGALISAATLGGGNGGNLTLMASESIALNDSSGSGVGSVVVTLVGSQGSGTAGNLTVKTGELTLADRSEIAASMLGEGSGGNVILEADRLALSDGSAISSASFGRGNAGNLTIASDELTLQDGSFINVSAVGNFSPGSLRVSADRVRLDNQSNLIAETEAGSQGNIEVSANSTILSRNSNIATNAIAEATGGNIEIDTGILAAVGNSDISANSAQAQGGNVTLNVRGIFGTAFRPQNTAASDITATGANSSLSGTVTINTPDIDPTSGLVELPDNFVDASNQIDSSCRPGQQQSEFVVTGRGGLPPNPIEAIADEATWIDLRPTAREPQDRGQLGDRPLAASTERSPSVEAQGWTVKANGQVELVAESPENTSPHPSTPQRRCLETR
- the lnt gene encoding apolipoprotein N-acyltransferase, with amino-acid sequence MKLTTMTRLGLTFAGGVVMGLTPAPMNVWPLGWVALVPLWMAIAFESRNSAILSFFFHQKPIQKNRLFSILKTLKQEPKLRFWLRLWAFPLVWGLGYHGVALSWILGIHPMTWMGVPWWPSLAIALFCWGFISLWGAGLVVVWATVVAIATTRTHVITRLILATATWCILESVWSAGDLWWTAIAYTQSPNNLAILHLSQLSGPNTVAAAIVAVNGAIAEGLIAYFKNYREEGRSVRRVRGLLVTALILFCTVHAIGFYLLSRPLNDLGDRALKVGLIQGNIPNEIKLNYFGYQKALYGYTTGYETLTDRGVDIVLTPETALPYLWTETSRESRDFYRVILEKNIPAWVGTFAQTEDGNITNSLLTVTGTGETYSRYDKTKLVPLGEYIPFEDILGKFIDRLSPLDAHLVHGDKHQIFETPFGRAIVGICYDSAFPEHFRRQAAAGGQFILSASNDAHYTPVQMHQHNALDLMRAVESDRWIVRATNTGLSSVIDPHGRILWRSQINRYQEHIATIYRRDTQTLYVRWGDWLTRCLGILAVIVTGLEWRIRKFSS
- a CDS encoding SDR family oxidoreductase; translated protein: MGTYLITGANRGIGLAFCQQLRDRGETIIAVCRESSSELDALGVRVETGVDLSDPSSIETLVDRLQGIQLDVLINNAGIWSRTALDDPNFEEDIRKLFDVNTLGTLRITRALLPQLNKGSKIAIMTSRMASIDDNTSGSSYAYRMSKVALSMAGKSLSIDLKPRGIAVAILHPGLIATRMTGYQGTPPEEAAAKLIDRIDELNLDNSGTFWHANGEILPW